The DNA segment GTTCTGCACCTCCTTGAGGCGCTCGGCGATCCGGGCGCGGATGCGCGTCATGGACACCCGCTGCTCCGTGCGCGGCCCGGCCGGCAGGGCGGCCGCGGCGGCAGGCGCGGGCGTGGTCGCCGCCTTCATGCTGGCGGGCTCGGCGGCCGACTGCGGCCCCTGGTAGGTCAGGCCCCCCTGCGCCGCCACCACCGCGTCTTCCTTGGTGATGTTGCCCTTCGGGCCGGTGGCGGGAATGGTCGCCGGGTCAAGGCCCTGCTCGGTCACGACCTTGCGCACCGCCGGGGACAGGTCGTCGCGGCGCGTGGCCTCGTTCGCGGCCGCAGCGGGCGCCACCTGGGCGGGGGTGGCCGGAGTGGCCGCGGCGGCCGGAACCGGGGCGGCGCTGCCCGCGTCGCCCAGCGTGCCCAGCAGCTCCTCGCTGAGCACCGTGTCGCCCTCGTTTTTCAGGACATTCGCGAGCACCCCGTCCTGCTGCGCCTGGATCTCGAGGACGACCTTGTCCGTCTCGATCTCGGCCAGCAGGTCGCCGCGCTTCACGGCCTCGCCAGGTTGCTTGTGCCACGCGAGCAGGGTGCCCTCGCTGACCGACTCGCTGAACACGGGAACTTTGATATCCGCCATAACGCCCCGGATTCTACCCTGCCCCCGCGTGTGACTGACGCGGGAACGGCGCGCGGAGTGAACACAGTGCACGGAAGTTCAGCCCTGGAATCTGTAGCCCATGTCCCCCCTGGTCGGCAGGTGCCCGTACCCAGCGGGCCGCGTGACGCGCAGGCTCGCAGCCCGGACGGCGAAGGCCACGGCGTCCGGCAGGCGGGCACCTCCGGCCAGGGCGGCCGCCAGCGCTCCGTTGAAGGTGTCCCCGGCGGCGACGGTGGACACGGCCTGCACGGGCGGCGCGGAGAAGGTCTGCTCGCCGTCGCGGTCCAGCAGCAGGGCGCCCTGCGCGCCGCGTTTGACAATGACGTGCCGCACGCCCCGGTCCAGCAGCGTGTGCGCGGCGGCGCGCACGTCGTCCTGCCCGCTGAGCGTCCGGGCCTCGTGTTCGTTGGGCGTGAGGAGGTCCACGGCGGCCAGCAGGTCGGCCGGCAGGGACGGCGCGGCGGGCGCAGGGTCGAGGATGACCGTCACCCCGGCGGCGCGGGCGCGCCGGGCGGCCTCCACGGTCACGTCCAGCGGCACCTCCAGTTGCAGCAGCAGGGCGTGGGCACCGGGCAGCGCGGCGTCCAGAGCGGCCAGCTCCGGCGCGCCCACCAGCGCGTTCGCGCCGCCGTGCAGCGTGATGGTGTTCTCGCCGTCCGGGGCGATGTGGATATAGGCCTGCCCGGTCGCGGTGTCCGCGATCCGGCGCACGTGGCCCACGTCCACGCCACGGTCACGCAGCGCGTCCAGCAACCGTTCTCCGGCGTCGTCGGTGCCGACCGCGCCGATCATGCGGGTGGGCGTGCCCAGGGCCGCACACGCCGCCGCCTGATTCGCGCCCTTCCCGCCGGGCATGTGCTCCAGCCCCAGCGAGTGCATGGTCTCGCCGGCGCGGGGCAGGTGCGGCACGCGCAGCAGGATGTCGAGGTTCAGGCTGCCCAGGACGAGCACGGTGGCGCGGGTCATGGACTCAGTCTGTCATCCCCTGGCGAATCCTGCCGTCTGCCACAATGCGGCCTGAACCCGACCCGTGGATCCTGGAGGACGCATGAGTGAGCCCACGCTTCAGACGCCGACCCTCACGGAGCACCCTGGCACCAGCGACGCGGTGCGCGCCCAGATTCTCGCCACCGAACACTGGAGTCTGCTGGCCACCCGCTCGCTCACGTGGACCGAGACCTTCAGCCGTGCGGGCATGTTCCTGACGGTCGTGTCCGGTGCCGTCGTGGCCCTCGCGCTGGTGGGCAACGCCACCGCGTTCGGCCCCGCCTTCCGGGGCTTCGCGCTGCTGCTGTTACCGGTCGTCCTGCTCATCGGCCTCCTGACCTACGCCCGCCTGAGCGACGCGAACCTCGAGGAAATCGGGCTATTGATCGGCATGAACCGGCTCCGGCATGCCTATCTGGAAATTGCCCCGGAACTCACGCCGTACTTTGTGACCGGCCTCCACGACGACGAGGCCGGCATCGCGCAGACGTACGGCACGGTGTTCCACCGGTACACCGGCTACAGCGTCATTCAGGCGCTGTCCGGAACGCCGGAACTCGTGGGCCTGATCACCGCCGTGACCGCAGGCGTGCTCGGCGAACTGGTCACGGGCAGCGTGGGCGGATCGGAGCGGGCAAGCGTCGTGACCGGGATCATCTGCGGCGTGGCTCTGGCGGCCGCGCTGATGCTGCGGACCCTGCGCCGTTACGCACGGGCCCGCCGTGCGTATCAGCCACGGTTTCCGTCCTGAGCCCAACCGACTGGCTTCAGCCCTGCTGCTCGGCGACTTCCGCGAGTTCCTTCTGTTCCTCGACGACCTGGCGCTGGATCCGCTCGCCGAGTGCGGCAGCGATCACGGCGGCCTGCTCGCGGGCGTGCACGCTGGCGTAGCCGGTCGCGGTGCTGGCGCTGCGGGCGCGGCTGGCGTGCCCGAGGGTCTGGCCGGGCGCGAGCACGCACTCCAGGTCCTCCCAGATCATCAGCCACGCGCCCTGGTTCTCGGGCTCTTCCTGCGCCCACACGACCTGCGCGCCGGGGTGCTTGGCCAGCTCGGCCGCGAGCGCCTCGGCCGGGAAGGGGTACAGCTGCTCCAGGCGGATCAGGGCGGTGCCGGCGTAGCCGTCGCGGTCGGCGTCGCGCGCCTCGCTGAGTTCCCAGTGCAGCTTGCCGCTGCTGATCACCACGCGCCGGGCGCCCACCACGTCCGGGTCACCGATCACCTCGCAGAACCGGCCGTCCGAGAGGTCCGACAGCGGGCTCATGGCGAGCTTGTTGCGCAGCAGGCTCTTGGGCGTCATCACGATCAGGGGCTTGCGGTACGGGCGCAGCATCTGGCGGCGCAGCAGGTGGAAGATCTGCGCGGCGCTCGACGGCACCACGACCTGCATATTCTTCTGCGCGCACAGCTGCAGGTAGCGTTCCAGGCGGGCGCTGGAGTGCTCGGGGCCGGCGCCCTCGTAGCCGTGCGGCAGCAGCATCACGAGGCCCGACAGGCGCTGCCACTTGCTCTCGCCGGCCGACAGGAACTGGTCGACCACGGCCTGCGCGCCGTTCGCGAAGTCCCCGAACTGCGCTTCCCACGCGACCAGGCTCTTGGGTTCGCTGGTCGAGTACCCGTACTCGAAGGCAAGCACCGCCTCCTCCGACAGGGTGGAGTCCACGACCTCCACGCGGCCCTGATCCGGCGACAGGTGCGCCAGGGCCATGTACTCCTCGTTCAGGGGATCGCTGGCGTTCTGGTCGTGCAGCACGGCGTGGCGGTGCACGAAGGTGCCGCGGCCGCTGTCCTGACCGACCAGGCGCACGCTGTAGCCCTCGTCGAGGAGGCTGGCGTACGCGAGCATCTCGCCCATGCCCCAGTCGAGCGGCTGCTCACCGCGCGCCATGGCCCGGCGCGGCGTGATCACGGTGCGCTCGATGGTGCGGTGCACCTTGAAGCCCTCCGGCACGGTGGCGAGCTTCTCGCCGAGTTCCGTCAGCTTGCCTCGCGGCACGGCGGTGGACACCTCGTCCGTCCACTGGGTGTGGGTGTAGCCGCTCCAGTCCACGGCCAGCTTGCTCTGCGCGAGGTTCTCCATCTCCTCGACGACCGACGCGCCGGCGTCGAGCTTGTCGCGGAACTTCCCGACCAGCGCGTCGCCCTCGCCGGCCGCCAGGATGCCCGACGCCTCGAGTTGCTGCGCGTACAGCGCGCGTGCGCCGGGGTGCTGGTCGATCTCGCGGTACATGATCGGCTGGGTCATGCGCGGCTCGTCGCCCTCGTTGTGCCCGTTGCGGCGGAAGCCGATCAGGTCGATGAACACGTCCTTGCCGAACTCCTGGCGGTACGCCACGGCGAGGTCGCCGCAGAACGCCACGGCTTCCGGATCGTCGCCGTTCACGTGCATCACGGGCGCGTTGGCGACCTTGGCGATGTCGGTGCAGTAGCGGCTGGAGCGGGTGTCGCGCGGATCGCTGATCGTGAAGCCGATCTGGTTGTTGATCACGATGCGGACCGCGCCGCCGGTGGCGAAGCCGCGCAGCCGCGACAGGTTCAGGGTCTCCATGACCACGCCCTGCCCGCTGACGGCCGCGTCGCCGTGCACCGTGATGGGCAGCACCGTGCGGCGCTCGGCGTCGCCGCGGCGGTCCTGGCGGGCGCGCACGCTGCCGTGGACCACCGGCGACACGATCTCCAGGTGGCTGGGGTTGAAGGCCATGGCGAGGTGCATCGGCCCGCCGGGGGTGCGCACGTCGCTGGAGAAGCCCATGTGGTACTTCACGTCGCCGGCCACGTCCGGGTCGTCGCTCAGACGCTTCTTGCCGTCGAACTCCGCGAACAGGTCGCTGGGCTGCTTGCCGAAGATGTTCACCAGGGTGTTCAGGCGCCCGCGGTGGGCCATGCCCAGCACGACTTCCTTCACGCCCACGCGCCCGGCCTGCTGGATGATGCGGTCGACCAGCGGAATAAAGCTCTCGCCACCCTCCAGCCCGAAGCGCTTGACGCCGGGGTACTTGTTGCGCAGGTACAGTTCGAGCCCTTCGGCGGCCGTGAGCTTGGCGATCAGGCGCCGGCGCTCCTCGACGCTCAGGTCGTGGCGGGCCTGACCACGGCCCGTCTCGATGCGCGACTGGAACCACTGGCGCTCGCGGGCCGGCAGCGAGTTGTACTCGAAGCCGATGGAGCCGCAGTACGTCTCCTGAAGCTGCGAGATCACGTCGCGCAGCGTGCCCTCGAAGGGACCGTCCTTGACGTGCTCATTCAGGTCCGCCTCGGTCAGGCCGTAGAACTCGGGCGTGAGTTCCGGCACGACCGGCAGGCCGCGCATGCGCAGCGGGTTGCTGCGCGCGCTGATGTGCCCGTACACGCGGTACGCGGTGATCAGCGCGCCCGCCGCCTGCTGTGCGCCGCTCGCGCTGACCGTGGGGGCGGGGGCCGCGCCGCCCCGGCGCGACTGCCCGAGGTCGTAGAAGGCCTGCTGCACCGGCGAGTGCGCGGTCTCGCGGGCGCCGCCGCGCACCTCGTCGAAGTAGGAGCGCCACTGCGCGTCCACGCTTCCGGGGTCGGCCAGGTAGGCCTCGTACAGCCCCTCGATGAAGGCCGCGTTCGCCCCCGACATGATCGTCTGAGATCCCGTCATAACGCCTCCCAGCATACCCCTGCGCCCCGGACGGAATGGCACGGGGCGCCGCTTTGCCCCCAGTGTTCCTGACGCCGTGACCGCCCCTGACCGGCGCGTCAGCCCCGCCTCCTTTAGACGGCCCCCACGTGCGCGGCGCGGCGGGCGCGCAGCATGGGCGCATGACCCTGCACGCGGCCCGGCCCGAGTTCCTCGACCTCTTCCCCGACGGCGCGCAGCCCGAACAGCTCGGCAGCGGCTATACCTGGACGGAAGGCCCGGCCTACGTGCCGTCGCGCGGCGTGGTGGTGTTCAGCGACGTGCGGCAGAACCGCACGTGGTCGTACTCGGACAGCGGGGAGTTGCGGGAGGAGATGAACCCCAGCCACCACCAGAACGGCCACTGCGTGGACGCGCAGGGCCGCCTGATCGCGTGCTCGCACGGGCAGCGGGCGCTGCTGCGCCAGGAGCAGGGCGGCTCGTGGACGGTGCTGGCCGACTCGTTCGAGGGCAAGAAGCTGAGTTCCCCGAACGACGTGGCGCTGCACCCCGACGGCAGCCTGTGGTTCACCGACCCTACCTACGGCATCGACAAGCCCGAGGAGGGGTACGGCGGCACGCGCGAGCAGGCCGGCAACTACGTGTACCGCCTCGCTCCGGACGGCACCCTGACGGCGCCCATCCGCGACCGGGACAAGCCGAACGGGCTGGTCTTCGCGTCGGCGGACACGCTGCTGCTGGCTGACACCGGCAAGGACGCCGCCACGTACCGCTACGCGGTGACCCCGGACGGGCAGGCCACGCTGGCCGGTGAACACTTCCGCGTGTCCCCCGGCAAGACCGACGGCCTGCGCGTGGACGAGGCCGGCCGCATCTGGAGCAGCGCCGGGGACGGCGTGCACGTCCTGACGCACGACGGTGAGGAACTCGGACGGATTCCGTTCCCGGAGACCGTGGCGAACGTGTGCTTCGGGGGCCCGGACGGCACCACCCTGTACGTGACGGCCACCACCGGCTTCTGGCGCATTCCCACCCGCACCCGCGCGCTGGCGTGGCGCTGAGGAGAGGTCAGGGTAAGATGCGCCCATGCGTATCCTGTCCCGGCTGCTGGTCCTGGTGGGCGTCATCGTGATCGTGGTGTCGGCCGTGCTGCTCGGCAAGGACGTGATCGACATCAACCAGCTGCACGCGGTCGCCAACGCCAACCGCAGCACGAACTTCCCCAGCCCGCTGAACAACGTGCTGATCACCTACGGGCTGTCGGTGGTGGGCGCGTTCCTGACCGGCCTGGGCGTCAGCATGCCCAAGGGCCGTACTCGGCCCTGAGCGCGGCCGTCAGCGCAGGGGCCGGCACCCGCTGAGCTGCACGCGGCCCGTCGCGTTGTCGCGCAGCGAGGACGTCCCGCCCTGCGTGGCCCACGTGACCCGGTCGTTGCGGAACGATCCGCCGGGCATCAGCGACAGGGTGGTCGTGCGGCCGGCAAAACTCACGATGGCGGTGTCACCCATCGGCGTGACCTGCACGCGCACGCCGCCCTGGCAGACGTAGGTGACCGGTCGGGGCCGGGGCAGGCCATCCGCCCCGGCGGACCCGGCCACGCCGAGCAGGGCCAACGTGCCGAGCAGCGCGGCAAGACTCCGGCGGGCGCCGGACCGTTCAGACATAGACATGCGGGGAGCATCCCACGCGCCCCGAAGGGCGGGGTGAGGGAACGCTGAACGGCCGGCCCTAGCGCAACAGGGCGTTCATGCGCGCCGGCAGCAGCGACGCGCCCACCACGCCGAAGTCCCGCACCTGCCCGCGGCCGTCCAGCCCGATGATCAGCGTCCAGCCGCCCTTCGGGCCGCGCTCGAAGGCGGCCGTGCGGGTGTAGTACGTGACGTCGCCGTGCGGCGTGAGTTCCTCGGCCAGCACGGCCGTCTCGGCGCCGTAGGCCCGGACGCCGCCAGCCCGGAAGGCCCGGAAGTCGCGTTCCGACTTCCACTGCGCCTTGACCGCCGGTGAGAACGACGCCCACACGGCGTCCAGCGAGCTGTCGTACCACTGCTGCGTGAGCCAGCGGGCCAGCCGCAGCGTGGCGTCCAGCGACGCCGATCCGGTTTCCGACGTGGTGGGCGCGGCGGGCGTGCGGGCGGCGCGGGCCGGCGCGGCCGTCCGGGCCGGGGCCGCCGTGACCTCGCCTGCGCCGGGAATGTCCGGCAGCGGGGCCGCCAGGGCGCTGTCCTCGCCCTGCGCCTGCGGGGCGCGCGTGGCCGGGGCGGGGGCGACGACCCGCGCGCCCGCGACTGCCGTGGCCGGCACCGCCGCGCCCAGGTCCGGCGTGTGGAAGACCGAGCGCAGCGCCTGGCTGAGGGTGCCGCCGCTGACCACCATCGCGCTGGCCAGGGCCACCAGACCGTACGCGGCGACCGAAGTGACGTGTTCCCGAACCCCCATGCAACTCCCCCTCACGGTCCGCCGGCGACGGCCGTTACCCACCCCCGCCGGGGGTATGCCCGCACAGCATACCGGCTTCGGGCGTCCAGGGCCGGGTCAGGGTGACAAGGGGAGCGGCCCCGCGCAGCGCGACCGGTGGACGTGCGCCGCGGAGCCGCGTTCAGGTGGGTTCAGCGGCCGAAGGCGCCGGCCGGGGTGGGCAGGGCGCCGGGAAGCGTCAGCCACGGCGCCGCGGTCTGGTTCTCCTGCGGTTCGTGCAGCGCCACCCACGCCGCCACCACACGCGGATCGAAGGCCTTGCCGGCTTCCTCGGCCAGGTAGGCGTTCGCGCGGCTGGGCGTCCATGGCTGACGGTAGGCGCGCTCGCTGGTCAGGGCGTCGTACACGTCCGCCACGGCCAGGATGCGGGCCAGCAGCGGAATCTGCTCGCCGGCCAGGCCGTCCGGGTACCCGGCGCCGTCCCAGCGCTCGTGGTGCCAGCGCACCACGCCCAGTTCCTCCGGGAGCAGGCCGAGGCGCTGGGCGCGCTCGTAGCCGGTGGATGGGTGCTGACGCACCAGCGTCCAGTCCGCGCCGGTCAGGCGGCCGGGATGGTTCAGGATGTCCACCGGCACGTCCAGCTTCCCGAGATCGTGCAGGATGCCGCCCTGCGTGACGACCCGCAGCGCCTCGGGCGCGCAGCCCAGCGCGCGGGCGAGTTCCAGGGCGTACAGCGTGACGCGGTGCGCGTGCCCGGCGGTGTACGGATCGTGCGCCTCGACCTCCGCGATCAGGGCGCGCACAGGGGCGCTGATCCCGGCGGCGAGCAGGGCGTCCGGGTCGTTGTTCCACAGGCCGCGCAGGGCGGTGCCCAGCGGCACGCTGCGGTCGCGGTACTGCGCGATCAGGCCGGTGAGCAGCGCGCCGCTCACGCCGACCAGCAGCACGTGATACACCCACCACGACAGCGTCCACGCCAGGTTCAGCACGATCACGACCTGCGCCAGCGCCAGCCACCCGCCCGCGTACACCACCGCAAGTTGCAGCGGGAAGCGCGCGTAGCGCCATGACGCCCAGTACCGCGCGGATGCCCACACGCTCAGGCCGACGGTGGCGGCCAGGATCACCACGCGGCCGGACCACGCGGTGGGGGCCAGCACCTCCGCGACTTCCGGGTTGAAGACCAGCGCGCCCAGGCCGAATAGCACCAGCAGCCACACGGCGGGCAGCCACCCGCGCAGGGCCAGCACGCCGCGCACCACAGTGTTCGTGGCCGGGAAGCTGGAGAGCAGCAGCCACGCGGCCGTGATCAGCGCGCCGAGCTGCGCCGCCGCAGGCAGCGCGATGAACCGATACGCCTCTTGCGTGGAGTCGCCCGCCGCCATGTCCGTCATCCCGGCCATGCCCGCGTGCCCGGCGTGACCCAACACGCCGACCTCCGGGGTGCCCAGGCCGTGCACGCCGTAGACCAGCCCCAGCGACCCGAAGGCCAGCGACAGCAGGATGACCTCGGCGTTGCGCTGGCGCAGGCCGACCAGGCCCATCCACACGGTCACGGCGGCGGTGAAGGCGGCGGCGGCGAGCACCAGCAGCATATGGAAGGTCAGGAGTTCCAGGCGGGCATTGAGCAGGGGCACCGACAGCAGCAGCGCCAGCAGCAGCGCGGGCACCCCGACCCCCGCCACCAGCGGACGCCGCGCCCGGCGCACCGCGGCGTCC comes from the Deinococcus metalli genome and includes:
- the odhB gene encoding 2-oxoglutarate dehydrogenase complex dihydrolipoyllysine-residue succinyltransferase, whose product is MADIKVPVFSESVSEGTLLAWHKQPGEAVKRGDLLAEIETDKVVLEIQAQQDGVLANVLKNEGDTVLSEELLGTLGDAGSAAPVPAAAATPATPAQVAPAAAANEATRRDDLSPAVRKVVTEQGLDPATIPATGPKGNITKEDAVVAAQGGLTYQGPQSAAEPASMKAATTPAPAAAAALPAGPRTEQRVSMTRIRARIAERLKEVQNTAALLTTFNEVNMKPAMDLRKKYQDQFVAKHGVKLGFMSLFVRAATEALKAFPMVNASVDGKDIIYHGYYDIGIAVASERGLVVPILRDTEQLSLAAIEKGIAEFAQKAKGGKLTLEDMSGGTFSITNGGTFGSMMSTPIINAPQSAILGMHNIIERPIAVSGQVVIAPMMYLALSYDHRIIDGKEAVQFLVMIKNLLEDPARILLEL
- a CDS encoding SMP-30/gluconolactonase/LRE family protein, whose amino-acid sequence is MTLHAARPEFLDLFPDGAQPEQLGSGYTWTEGPAYVPSRGVVVFSDVRQNRTWSYSDSGELREEMNPSHHQNGHCVDAQGRLIACSHGQRALLRQEQGGSWTVLADSFEGKKLSSPNDVALHPDGSLWFTDPTYGIDKPEEGYGGTREQAGNYVYRLAPDGTLTAPIRDRDKPNGLVFASADTLLLADTGKDAATYRYAVTPDGQATLAGEHFRVSPGKTDGLRVDEAGRIWSSAGDGVHVLTHDGEELGRIPFPETVANVCFGGPDGTTLYVTATTGFWRIPTRTRALAWR
- a CDS encoding ribokinase, with protein sequence MTRATVLVLGSLNLDILLRVPHLPRAGETMHSLGLEHMPGGKGANQAAACAALGTPTRMIGAVGTDDAGERLLDALRDRGVDVGHVRRIADTATGQAYIHIAPDGENTITLHGGANALVGAPELAALDAALPGAHALLLQLEVPLDVTVEAARRARAAGVTVILDPAPAAPSLPADLLAAVDLLTPNEHEARTLSGQDDVRAAAHTLLDRGVRHVIVKRGAQGALLLDRDGEQTFSAPPVQAVSTVAAGDTFNGALAAALAGGARLPDAVAFAVRAASLRVTRPAGYGHLPTRGDMGYRFQG
- a CDS encoding 2-oxoglutarate dehydrogenase E1 component, coding for MTGSQTIMSGANAAFIEGLYEAYLADPGSVDAQWRSYFDEVRGGARETAHSPVQQAFYDLGQSRRGGAAPAPTVSASGAQQAAGALITAYRVYGHISARSNPLRMRGLPVVPELTPEFYGLTEADLNEHVKDGPFEGTLRDVISQLQETYCGSIGFEYNSLPARERQWFQSRIETGRGQARHDLSVEERRRLIAKLTAAEGLELYLRNKYPGVKRFGLEGGESFIPLVDRIIQQAGRVGVKEVVLGMAHRGRLNTLVNIFGKQPSDLFAEFDGKKRLSDDPDVAGDVKYHMGFSSDVRTPGGPMHLAMAFNPSHLEIVSPVVHGSVRARQDRRGDAERRTVLPITVHGDAAVSGQGVVMETLNLSRLRGFATGGAVRIVINNQIGFTISDPRDTRSSRYCTDIAKVANAPVMHVNGDDPEAVAFCGDLAVAYRQEFGKDVFIDLIGFRRNGHNEGDEPRMTQPIMYREIDQHPGARALYAQQLEASGILAAGEGDALVGKFRDKLDAGASVVEEMENLAQSKLAVDWSGYTHTQWTDEVSTAVPRGKLTELGEKLATVPEGFKVHRTIERTVITPRRAMARGEQPLDWGMGEMLAYASLLDEGYSVRLVGQDSGRGTFVHRHAVLHDQNASDPLNEEYMALAHLSPDQGRVEVVDSTLSEEAVLAFEYGYSTSEPKSLVAWEAQFGDFANGAQAVVDQFLSAGESKWQRLSGLVMLLPHGYEGAGPEHSSARLERYLQLCAQKNMQVVVPSSAAQIFHLLRRQMLRPYRKPLIVMTPKSLLRNKLAMSPLSDLSDGRFCEVIGDPDVVGARRVVISSGKLHWELSEARDADRDGYAGTALIRLEQLYPFPAEALAAELAKHPGAQVVWAQEEPENQGAWLMIWEDLECVLAPGQTLGHASRARSASTATGYASVHAREQAAVIAAALGERIQRQVVEEQKELAEVAEQQG
- a CDS encoding HD-GYP domain-containing protein, giving the protein MTSRPHASVHNDLELAPVRDAAVRRARRPLVAGVGVPALLLALLLSVPLLNARLELLTFHMLLVLAAAAFTAAVTVWMGLVGLRQRNAEVILLSLAFGSLGLVYGVHGLGTPEVGVLGHAGHAGMAGMTDMAAGDSTQEAYRFIALPAAAQLGALITAAWLLLSSFPATNTVVRGVLALRGWLPAVWLLVLFGLGALVFNPEVAEVLAPTAWSGRVVILAATVGLSVWASARYWASWRYARFPLQLAVVYAGGWLALAQVVIVLNLAWTLSWWVYHVLLVGVSGALLTGLIAQYRDRSVPLGTALRGLWNNDPDALLAAGISAPVRALIAEVEAHDPYTAGHAHRVTLYALELARALGCAPEALRVVTQGGILHDLGKLDVPVDILNHPGRLTGADWTLVRQHPSTGYERAQRLGLLPEELGVVRWHHERWDGAGYPDGLAGEQIPLLARILAVADVYDALTSERAYRQPWTPSRANAYLAEEAGKAFDPRVVAAWVALHEPQENQTAAPWLTLPGALPTPAGAFGR